Within the Montipora foliosa isolate CH-2021 chromosome 11, ASM3666993v2, whole genome shotgun sequence genome, the region TTTCACACACAAAACGGATAACCTTACCCAAGAAGCAGTTGTAAGTTCAGAGCAATTAAACAGTGCCCtaaatcaataaaaaattatgggttttttttttcaggtaaagAGAAAATGCGTATAACCGATCTTCCGTACGAGACATTTGACGAACTTTGCTTCGTTTTGGAAAAGGAGACCACAATTAATTGGGAAAAACTGATGACGAAAGGGTTTTCTTCCCTCTATTCGCCAGAAGATGTGGAAGAGATTAGGCAGAAGCCTTCCTCGGCTCACTCGTTACTAAATGATCTTGCTCATCAAGAAGTACCATTGGAGGATCTTCTTCTGGCCTTGCAAGTAACTGGAAATGAAAAAGCAATTTCTATAATCAATAAAGGTAGTCAACTTAGTTGTCTCTATGCTTTATGTCTAATGGGTTGCATTTGCCTTGAATCTAGAACAGAGGATTAAAGGGAATGTTTCCACTCTTTCCAAGAGATTATGGTTGCTATTAACGAGGAGTCACCTTAAACTTTACAATTTATAAATGCTGATGAGAGAGCGTGTACAAATTTAATTCAGGTTGTTTAGGGTACtcgtacactagaaggaaaatCCGAGACTTTTTAACAGTATTCGAACACTTGATCTCTGCCATTGAGCTTCAAGATACTTGTGTAGTGGTAGACAATTAAAAGTGCATGTTCCGTTTAAAACTGTTCAATTAATGAAACTGAGTTTTCTTATTATCAGGCAAAAGAAAGAATGAAGAGATAAACCATAATGATGACTGGCCATCTCCTCAGACCACCACTCGTGAGCCTGAAGAGGTATATGCATATGACACAGAAACAACCACTGTTACTATCTATCTACTTTAAACAGATTATATGATTGCCTGCCTTACGTCTTCAAAGGAACGGGATGACGATTGGGCGAGTGCAATGTTTCGGCTTGTTCCCGTTTTCGGGAACAAGTCGAAACATTAGACTTTCTCAGTCACTACCTCAGTATGGATTGATCAGAAAATAAGTAACACATTCTGATAACACTAGATGAGCTTCTTAAAATATCTAACGATTAGCATGTAATTTTACATAATTGTTAACTTCATAGAGATTACAGGTGTTCATGGAGTCAATGGCTGCATGACCAGTTTAGCCAGTGAAGCCAGTAATCAGAGAATAAGAGTTGCTTTAGATGTGGACAATATAAGGAACCCTATTCTTTGGACTACCTTCGCAAGTACAGTAACTAACATAATTTAGTATCACCAACCTagcccaactagtggactaatggaaatcctgcattttgattggctacgctactagaggactattactaacagtcctcgagtagcgaaaagcgtgacgctttctttcgttttattcccaaataaatatttctttaacttgcatttgctaactttattattgccttttctgtccgactagttgggtgatactaaaacaattagacccttcgccctcaagggccacgggtctagTTGTTAAATAGCTCAGCTGGCAGAACAAGTGCAGTGCAGTTGCatggtcatgggttcgagtcccgttcAAGCTTGTATTGTGTAACTTGCTTATCTAACTGTGATGATCCTTTTAAGTATCTagtaattatattaattattagagagctttagattctagtacgagaacgactacgagtacaagattttctcataaggcagcagtgagcgcgcgcaaaccagcgtctgTCATGTATGCTATCACGAAACGGTGCCTAAGGCATCTTGGGTAATAAAGACCACGAGGAGTTTTTGGAAGACATAGTAAATGTCATGATTAAGACataacatggtgtcagaataATAGGTGAAATACAGCCACTAAAGAATCCACAAAGCCTAAAGGTCGATTCGCTTAACATTGTGAGAACGAAATCAACAAAAATGGAAGGAATTTCTGCGGGCAGCACTCCAAAGATGGATTGGACGAGTGGAGATTTACCGACCGCGTGGAAAGCATTCAAGCAACACTGCGAGGTTACGTTTGGAGGGCCTCTGAAGCGAAAAAGCGAAGAAGAAAAATGTAATTACCTGATGATTTGGATTGGAGACAAAGGTCGTGACATATACAATACGTGGGAACTCACTGTAGAAGAAGCGAAGAAGCTCGACACATATTATGCAAAGTACGAAGAGTATGTGAAACCAAAATCCAATAAGGTATTTGCAAGATACAAGTTCCACCAAAAGATTCAACGAGAGGGTGAGTCATTTGAACAATTTCTCACTGATTTGAAGTTGCTTGTGAAAGATTGTGGTTATACTGACCCTGATGAAATGGTTAGAGATAGAGTGGTTATTGGCTGTCATTCTACCAAAACAAGAGAAAAGTTAATTCAGGAAGGTTCAGAGCTTACTCTTGAAAAAGCAATTGACATTGCCAGAACGGACGAAATGTCAAAAGCGCAATTGAAATCCATGGCAGCTGAGAATCCAGGCATTAACAGTGTaaataaagtaaaacaaaggAACTACCAAAAAACAAAATCCAGCAGAGAGAAATTCATGCACAAAGATTGCAGCAGATGTGGTTATCAGCATGACAAAGAAAAATGCCCAGCACAAGGCAAGCGATGTAAAAAATGCCAAAAGTTAAACCATTTTGCCAGAGTATGTCAGTCTAAGACCACAATTAAGAAGCAAATACACCATGTAACTGAAGATGAACACAGTGATGATGAGTTCTTTGTTGGATGCATCACTTCAGTTAACACTGTAGATATGGGTGAATGGTATGAAGACCTAAGCATTGGAAGCAAAACTATCAAGTTTCAGTTAGACACTGGAGCAAAAGTCAATGTCGTTTCTTACAAAGTTATACAGTCCCTTGACATTGAATGCCACTTTAAAAAGAGCCAAGCTAAGCTTAAGTCATATTCGGGTCATCAGATTAATACCAAAGGGGTAGTGACCTTGCCTTGTGAATACAAGAGTAAAGTTTTTCATGTGAAATTCCATGTAGTTGATGTTGAAGCCCCTGCAACTGGGTGCCCAAACCTGCAAGGATATGGGTCTACTTGCCAGAATAAACTCACTTCAGCAACACAGCATTCCAAAGTTTCCGACTGATATGGGTCAAAGCATCTTTGATGAATACCCAGATTTGTTCCAAGGCCTTGGATGTCTTCCTGGAGAGCACTCAATCAAGTTAGATCCAAGCGTTCCTCCAGTAGTTCATCCTCCCAGAAAGGTACCCGTATCCCTCAGAGGGAAGATCAAAGATGAGCTCGACCGTATGGAGAAAGCAGGTGTAGTTGTTAAGCACACGGAACCTAGTGACTGGGTGAACAGCATGGTTGCTGTTGTGAAACCAAACAAAATTCGTATTCGTATTTGAGATTTAAATCAGGCTATTAGAAGGGAGCATTTCCCAATGACAACAATAGAAGAAGTTGTTGCTGACATGCCACCAGCCAAAGTATTTTCAGTTTTAGATGCCACATCAGGATATTGGCAAGTGAAGTTAGATGAAGAAAGCTCAAAGCTATGCACGTTCAACACGCCGTTTGGAAGATACCGTTTCACCAGGCTGCCATTTGGCATAAAGTCGGCTCCCGAGGTGTTTCAGAACTGCATGTATGACCTGTTTGCTGATATAGAGGGTGTGAAAGTGATAGTAGATGACCTCCTAATATGGGGAAAAGATGATGCAGAGCATGATGCCAGATTAAAGCAAGTGTTAGACCGAGCTCGAGAAGTCAACCTCAAATTCAATGCCAAGAAATGCCAAATCAAACAAGAAGAAGTTCCCTATGTTGGCCATGTCCTAAGCAAAGAGGGATTGAAACCAGATCCTGAAAAGACACGGGCAGTACAAGCAATGAAACACCCTGAGAACACTAAGGAACTTAAAACATTCCTTGGATTTATTCAGTATCTTGGAAAGTTTATGCCCAACAGGGCTACAGTTAGTGCACCACTCAGAAAGTTACTAGAGAAGGACGTTGCCTGGCATTGGGACCAAGAGCAAGAAGCAAGCTTTCAGAAACTTAAAGAGATGGCTTCTTCAGCACCAGTACTTGGGTACTATGATCCAAGCAAGCCACTAACCCTATCAGTTGATGCAAGTTCCAAAGGGTTGGGTGCAGTCCTCCTACAAGATGGAAAACCCTTAGCATACGCGTCAAGAGCCCTGACTCCAGCACAAGAGCGATATGCccaaatcgaaaaagaaaccCTTGCAATTGTGTATGGCACACAGAAGTTTCATCAGTTCATATATGGAAGACCAACCCAAGTCGAATCAGACCACAAGCCCTTGCAGTACATCCTAAGTAAGCCTTTGCATCAAGCACCACTGAGATTGCAGAAAATGATGTTGACCCTGCAACGGTATGACTTGAAAGTAAAATACCTCCCAGGTTCAGAACTTTCTGTCGCTGATGCCTTGAGTAGATCCTACCTGCATGAGTCTACAGAAACTCTCATTCCAGACCTCGAAGTGAATGAAGTTCACCTGACTGCGCACTTTCCCATTTCGCCCGAGAAGTACGCCGAGTTCCAGAATGCCACTGCACAGGATGCAACCATGCAAGAATTAAGCAAAGTAGTCCTGAATGGATGGCCAGCAAACAAGGAGGAATTACCCAGAAATGTCCATGAATATTGGTGCCACAGAGATGAAATTTCCACCATTGATGGTCTCTTGTTTAAAGCTCAGAAGCTGATAGTTCCCCAGAGTATGAGGAAAGAAATGCTCGCTCTCATACATGAATCACATCAAGGTATCGTGAAATGCAAACAGCGTGCAAGAGACATTTTATTTTGGCCAGGAATGTCCTCCCAGATTGAAGATAATGTGTCCAAGTGTTCTGTATGTAGCCAGTTCCAAAAGGCTCAGGCCAGGGAGCCAATGATAATTCGAGATCCCCCAGACAGACCATGGTCTAGAATCGGAAGTGACCTGTTCGAGTTCAATGGTATTCATTATTTGCTAAGCGTTGACTATTATTCGAAGTGGATAGAAGTTGCAAAGCTAGATGACCTAACCAGTAACAATGTTATCTGTCACCTGAAGAGTCAATTTGCCAGGTATGGCATTCCTGATGAACTTATCAGTGACAATGGTCCCCAGTACGCGAGTTCAGCATTTAAAGAGCTTAGCAGGAGTTACGGTTTTTTGCACACCACGTCAAGCCCCCTATATCCGCAATCCAACGGTGAAGCTGAAAGAGCTGTGCAAACCATTGAGAACCTCCTAAAGAAAGTACAAGATCCCTACAAGGCCTTACTGAATTACAGAAACACTCCCTTGGATGGAATAGGCTTGTCTCCCGCTCAAATTCTTATGGGCCGCAGACTCAGAACCTCTCTTCTAACTAATGCTGAGCTTCTAAAGCCACAAGGAGCCCCAGAAATTAAGCAGCACCTTCAGAAGATCAAAGAGAGAGAGAAGTTCTACTACGATAAGCACTGTCGCAAAGAATTGCCGCCTCTAGCCAAAGGTGACAAGGTGGCTCTCAAGCAAGATAAGAAATGGGTCCAAGCAACAGTGGTCAACAAGTATCACACGCCCAGGTCATATGTCGTCCAGACACCCGAGGGTCAGAAGTACAGGAGAAATAGGAGACATCTGAATACGAGCAAGGTATCACGGTCACTAAACAATGAGTCAGAAGAAAATTCACGAGCTGGTCAAGCGAGTTCGCCAACATGTTCCCGCACTAACCATCATGGTAGACTCCGCGAAACAGGCGTGATGTCTGATCAGGGACTAAAACCAACAATGCGCACTCGTTCCGGTCGACTGGTCAAGCAGCCTACATACCTCAAAGACTATGAACAATgagtttgaacattttttttttcaaagttttgtttatttctctttCGACTATTTCGTCAGTTTCATAGGTGCTTTATTCGAAAGCCTTACGAACATGTAACCTAAGTCTAgtcctacaaaaaaaaaaaaaaaaaaaaaaaaaaaaaaggggagaTGTCATGTATGCTATCACGAAACGGTGCCTAAGGCATCTTGGGTAATAAAGACCACGATCAGCTTTTGGAAGACATAGTAAATGTCATGATTAAGACATaacagcgtcattttggcgggaaaaacgtgatgccgtcgtcattttagtacgaagttttgcaaaaatgtcgtcgaatcaaaacaagtcaacaacatgGTAGCAGTTTCGGCTTTTTTTGAttagcaaaaaggctcagttaccagcaataagactAACTATGCGTGCACCTCGTTCCAAGGAAATTGTTGGTAGAGAGCTGTAGAGTCTGATGTctcttgtttcatttttaaaacAACTTTAGGCAGGGGACAAACCGAAACATTATTACCTCCATATTCTATTGAGGAGTCAGCAGCCATGGCGGGGACCCTTGCTATCCGAGACTTGAAGAATTTATGGAGCGAATATCTATGTTATTTCCTTGTATGAAGCCATTAATTTGGAGGACAGCTTACTAGTTGCCTCTTACCAGTACCAAGTATTGTATGTACTGATCCAGATTTcatgaaaattctttgtcacAAAGTACTTACCATTCAATAGGGAAAAAACACTTTAAACAAATGGCAACCTTAGTTGATCGAGGAAAAAAAGCTGAAATTATACTGACATTTAtagaatcattttgttttcccttttcttgaACAGAATTCAACGTCTCCATCAATTGAGGAATTAGCCGAAACATTGCTCCCATATCCGATCCAGGAGTCATCAGCCTGTGGAAGTCGTCCTTATCATCAAGGAACCGAAGTAGCGTTTGCACTGTTTATATGCATGATGTTTCTTTGCATGCATCAATTAACTGGGAGACCAATGTAGTAATGGACGTTACAAGTTCGTATTTTGAACGAGTCCTTTATCCCCCTccttcgtgtttaaataaatgattgattgattgattgattgatggaaACTCTACTCAATCGTCTTTAGCTAATTAACTGTATTGTTATTGCACACCTTTCTATCATCTTTGTCACAAGATTAAAGTGATAAAAAATGTAACCAGCCTGAGTATTGTATGGTAAAGTAGGTATCTTAAATTTTACGTTGTGAGTAACTTTAGTTCTTTGATGTAAGAAGCAGTAGTGTTGCAATACTGATGAACTGAGTGTTAAAGAAATGCGCTTTT harbors:
- the LOC137975561 gene encoding uncharacterized protein, with translation MRITDLPYETFDELCFVLEKETTINWEKLMTKGFSSLYSPEDVEEIRQKPSSAHSLLNDLAHQEVPLEDLLLALQVTGNEKAISIINKGKRKNEEINHNDDWPSPQTTTREPEENSTSPSIEELAETLLPYPIQESSACGSRPYHQGTEVAFALFICMMFLCMHQLTGRPM